The following proteins are encoded in a genomic region of Magallana gigas chromosome 1, xbMagGiga1.1, whole genome shotgun sequence:
- the LOC136272754 gene encoding uncharacterized protein, which translates to MNNTKVNRKSRKRLKLCVTRDFKYNRYSCTATEDDLESDRSDPVQINPLYGPQAPLNLTVYSGENGKVHMTRVSGFNGGLDQFFVISRKNGPEWDYVGNLTDPGNGSVMYFEAGTSTPGQNNCFLLESCTIFNCTAQYVELYANLKGSSTESTFLIKNVLYAIIGVSITVFIISVILVLVLVMHFRKNPRTYLKKESFESKQQQIETKNTDDTKTDNSRQDRNEKENQNCDAEVCTFVEKNFFSETDELKHDVIENNQGMLGEEVLTTMAKEPAERINEGMCFENAPLEEIKLGTGNTDSSRKRNDEGLIYMDVDFMRKSNNLDTHQKLVIHGQEDRTEYTFVDFSKRAPPMQETRDDAEMQEENQCYTFKLLSVFCV; encoded by the exons ATGAACAACACGAAAGTAAATAGGAAAAGCAGAAAGAGGCTGAAATTATGTGTAACAAGAGATTTTAAGTACAACAGATACTCGTGTACAGCGACAGAGGACGACTTGGAGTCAGATAGGAGTGACCCAGTACAGATCAACCCTCTGT ACGGACCTCAGGCGCCACTGAACCTCACAGTGTACTCTGGCGAGAATGGTAAAGTACACATGACCAGGGTGTCAGGGTTTAATGGAGGTCTGGACCAATTCTTCGTCATATCTAGGAAGAATGGTCCAGAATGGGACTATGTTGGAAACTTAACAGATCCTGGTAATGGGAGTGTAATGTATTTTGAGGCCGGAACTTCTACCCCAGGTCAAAATAACTGTTTTCTCCTGGAAAGCTGTACTATATTTAATTGTACCGCACAATATGTTGAGCTGTATGCAAACCTCAAAG GGTCATCCACAGAGTCAACTTTTttgatcaaaaatgttttatacgCAATAATTGGCGTGTCGATCACAGTCTTTATCATTAGTGTGATTTTGGTGCTGGTCTTGGTGATGCATTTCCGAAAAAATCCCAGAACTTACTTGAAAAAAGAAAGCTTTGAAA GTAAGCAGCAGCAAATTGAAACAAAGAACACAGATGACACAAAAACAGATAATTCCCGCCAAGATAGAAACG aaaaagaaaatcaaaactgCGATGCAGAAGTGTGCACCTTTGTTGAAAAGAATTTCTTTAGCGAAACTGATGAACTGAAACATGATGTCATTGAAAATAACCAAG GTATGTTAGGCGAAGAAGTTCTTACCACAATGGCAAAAGAACCTGCAGAAAGGATTAATGAGGGGATGTGTTTTGAAAATGCACCATTAGAAGAAATAAAACTGGGAACTGGAAACACTGATTCATCAAGGAAAAGG AATGACGAAGGATTGATTTATATGGACGTGGACTTTATGAGGAAGTCCAACAATTTAGACACACATCAAAAACTCGTCATTCACGGACAGGAAGATCGAACAGAGTACACGTTCGTGGATTTCTCCAAGAGAGCGCCACCTATGCAAGAAACACGTGACGACGCAGAGATGCAGGAAGAAAATCAATGCTACACATTCAAGCTCTTATCTGTGTTTTGTGTTTGA
- the LOC136274135 gene encoding uncharacterized protein — MRMLLFQVILMTCGLLCIVQDRPSNPNVTGDLNVEVNRYIALTCSSNSTSAPDYNSELVTLSYTWFVNDTKINEETRETLILYVTRELKYNRYSCTATEDGLESDRSVPIKINPLYGPDRLTITPEPLLNINGKLTVMKWETIGPFVCTADCNPPCNITWKIKTSDGFSAGRSKMGTFLKQAVQKNMLLFRCIAHRGENTLKRGFQLDIKDIPQTPLNFTGYSFTHRYINLTWISGFNGGYDQFFILYLNVGSTWTEEKKLTDPGEGR, encoded by the exons ATGAGAATGCTGCTATTCCAAGTTATTTTAATGACATGTGGACTACTTTGTATTGTTCAAG ACCGACCATCGAATCCAAACGTAACAGGAGACCTTAACGTTGAGGTCAATAGATACATAGCATTGACCTGTTCCAGCAACTCAACTTCAGCCCCTGACTACAATTCAGAGCTCGTCACCTTGTCTTACACATGGTTTGTCAACGATACGAAGATAAATGAAGAAACAAGAGAGACCCTGATATTATATGTTACTAGGGAACTCAAATACAACAGGTACTCGTGTACAGCCACAGAAGATGGTCTGGAGTCTGATAGGAGTGTCCCAATAAAGATCAACCCTCTGT ACGGACCGGACAGATTAACCATTACTCCAGAACCTTTACTGAACATCAATGGCAAATTAACGGTAATGAAATGGGAGACTATTGGCCCCTTTGTTTGTACAGCGGATTGCAATCCACCGTGTAATATaacatggaaaataaaaacatccgATGGATTCAGCGCTGGTCGTTCAAAGATGgggacatttttaaaacaagcagTTCAGAAAAACATGTTATTATTCCGCTGCATAGCACATCGGGgggaaaatacattaaaaagggGTTTTCAACTTGATATCAAAG ACATTCCACAAACACCCTTAAACTTCACTGGCTATTCCTTCACACATAGATACATCAATCTTACTTGGATTTCTGGATTCAATGGGGGCTACGATCAATTCTTTATTCTGTATCTGAACGTGGGCTCAACGTggacagaagaaaaaaaattaacagaccCTGGTGAAGGCAGATAA